The genomic stretch gagagagagtgtgtgtgtgtgtgtgtggaggacaCAAATTTTGTCTAATGACATAAGTATAACTGAAGACTATGAATAAGTCACTGCTGTAGTTTTGAAGCctgctttctgaaaaaaaaaggccaaTTGCTGTAAAGTCAGCACATCACCGCatctgtttctatagcaaccagTCAGCATTCTGAGATGTGTGTCTAGGACTTGGGCTGAACTCACCTGACAGATAGCTTTTTATAACACTATTTGAGCAAAAGAAACTACATTTATGACACAGTTGTCagattttatttgtgatttgaTTGGTGAAATTTAATCGTAAGCTTAGTGAACAGTTTGGGAGAATTCTGTCATCCCAAATTCCAAGGGTTTCTATGAATCTTTGCAAGTGGACTTTCTTAATAATGTGTTTGTTAGCTGAAGTTTCCAGTCAGAGTctgcagagctcattagcattcaTCATAAAAGACCATTTAATTAAGACCATAAAAGAAGCTTTAAAGCCTTTAAAGCTACAAAAATGTTCTTGTGTTGTTGATGAACAGATATCACATCAGCTGGGTTATTGAGCTATTTGGCTGCTATTACTTTAAAGGGATACTCTTTACTGACTTTATTTAGTGATTTGGCACTTCACTTCACGTCTTCTTGCCACCCAATATCTATCCGATCAGACAGAACACATGAAGTGAGCAGGATATAAACAGCTCTCGGTGATAAACTCTTACCCAGCGAATGCTGTGCTGTAGGTGTGTGAGGTCGTGCGGGAGCTCTGGAGCGAGGCGGGAGATGAAGCGGCGCTGACCAGTCTGCTGCAGGTCAGTGAAGACACGGCTCAGAGCGTCCGCTCGTTGCAGCAAAGCATTCTGGGCCGGCAGCAGCAGGAGGAGCTGCAGGAGGAGCAGAGGCTGTATTCAGAGGTGAAGCGCCCGCCGGCCGTCTGCTCTGTTAGAGACGAGGTGACCGACTGACCGCTGTCATTGTGTTCCAGATCCGCTTCACTCACAAGCAGAGGGAGATCGCAGCAGATGCCTGGAGGAGCTTCGTCACCAGGACCTCAAACTACAGCGCTCTGAAGGTCTGAGCCGCTCTCATCCGCTCCCTCTTCTTCTGAGCGCCTCTGCATTAACTCTCTTGTGTGTTTGGCAGGAGTTCAGACGTGTTCGGGAGGAACGGAGCATCAACGAGCCCTCAGACGCCGAGACCAATAAACCGGACCCTGAATAGAGAGAGTACAGCACACTCAACGCATTTAATACCACATATACACGCTCTGCTGTTTGAACGCTTGCCATCACTGAAGGGACATATCTGGGTGATCTATCCCTTTAGCCAGAATTAGCATGCTAGCAATCACTGCTGGACCAATGAGCTAACATGACTTGATGAAACGATGAGGAACTGAAGCAAAGCCAAATATGAAAGCTGAATGTTAGCATTTGAATAATGACTAATAAAGTGACATGTGATAGCCTGAACTGTGTGTTTCTCAAGCTTCTGTGGTGTACTTGAGTTTCAATCACAAAAGGCTTTTCTATCTAAAGAAAGCTTTATATATCCCAccaaacattttcaattttctctctttcttgcgGTTATGCTCTCTGAGACTCTTATCACACATCTCCTGAATGAGTTTATATCAAAATCAGACAAGGAAGTCATCTCATATGTAAACATATGCttgtggaaaataaatataaattcgcTTATGTTACGGAGTGAAATCTCGGTTCAGAAAGTGTGAAGCTTGAGAGAACTGATGGAAGACACCTTTgccttttttttcatgaaacatACCTACATTCAAGCgttgattaaaaaacaatgaaagagCGACACCTAGCGacatatcacaaaaaataattacgtgcatttcaaacaataattgaaaaaaaagtctaaGGCTATTCTTCTATATTCACATTATTTACTgaaattcttcttttttaaatgaatcacacGTCTGAGATACAGTGAACTGATTTAGGGCCAGGTTTACTAATAGCTTACTAATCatcttttaagcattcaaatatttcttccaggatttcTTTGCAGTGAATATTCAGCGCTGGACAGGCTATTTCTGCTTCTTTTTAAGTGTGCATTCATAGGAGTTTTAAGATTGTTCAAATGAATCCCGTAACGTGTTAATTACTAAGGTCTGCGCTGATCAGATCACTGGGACTGGTATCAAAAACTTTGTAAATTATTTCGCGCTTGAAATGACTGTAATTACTGAGAACATGGCGCGTGGAAGAATGGAGAGGACTACAGTGATCGACCTActacagcgtgtgtgtgtgtgtgtgtgtgtgtgtgtgtgtgtgtgtgtgtgtgtgtgtgtgtgtgcgtgtgtgtgcgtgtgtgtgtcagtgatcTCGTGCTGTCCTGCTCAAACATCGCGATAGAGTCCTGCTGGAGTTGAAGTTTGTGCGGTTTCTGGTGTGTGTcagagaggaggaggatgatgaagatgctgctgctgctgctgggctGCTGTGGTCTGGTGCTCTCTGACCAGAACCAGTCGGCTCCTCGCGACCAGAGAGTTTTTCCAGTCCTGTCCattaattatgattatgttCAGATGCCCTTCGAGGTCTCGCTGTGGATTCTGCTCGCGTCTCTCATGAAGCTGGGTGAGAATCACAATCACACCGATACTACAGAGCTTGAGGATTATTATTACAGCAGCTCGTCGGAGTATTGTTATGAATGTTTGTTTCTGTACTTATGATGATTCACACTggcctttttctttctctctgactTCATCACGAGTTTATCAGAGACTCCAGCTGCACtgaactgagtgtgtgtgtgacgagATAGtgatgagacacacacacacacactatctctctctcactcctaaacatatatatatatatatatatatatatatatatatatatatatatatatatatatatatatatatatatatatatatatatatatatatataaaactgtgaCCACTAATTCTTTTGTATATTGTAATAAGTACAGGTCAGAAtgcatatgttattttatttttaaaaatcagttctaaatgattgtaaatgtaaatgtgatgtGATGCAGAAACCATgcctttgacacacacacacacacacacacacacacacatgttcgtggggactctccataggtctaatggtttttatactgtggAGGCTGTATATTCTATTGTCCTAAACTTAGCTCTTATTCTGCTATATCAGAGTTTCAATTGAAgccatttataaatgttttaaaaagtgggGACATGAGGTAATGTCCTGAAAAGTCACCTTCTTCTTGTAATACCCATGTCATGCCAATGttattatacacatttatgttcTCATTTCTcacaaaaatgcacacacacacacacacacacacctacagtaCCACAGTGTGTTTGTCAAGTCAACAGAGCTGCAGGGGGTTGTGGGTAGATGTGATGAGGGTGATTTATTAGCTTGTCTCTGTTGTAGAGTTTGTTTATACACTCTACACTGTACAGTAACTCTACAATAGATCTTCATCAAAGGAGACATTCTGAGTTTGAAATCAGCCTCagttaaaaaattatacaacTAAAACATGCATGCCTGCAACTTGAGACATTAAAGATATCTAAATATGCATTTACGTTAAGGCCCTTATGGTTCAATCTATAAATTCTGATTGGATAAAcacaaaaccacattttttaatggcattaaaaatggttaaaaaaacagtttattgtgaactttcatttttgtgagTTTCTTCTCACACTACACCATGACAGAAGACCGGACCTAGACCAAAAGTAAGCGGCATGGGTAGATGGGTCGTTCTCTCGAGGACCACACTAATAACTTTGTGTTCCTCACATCTGGGGCTGCAAGAAAAGGATCTCACTGACTAGGAAACTGAACTGGagttttctctctccttcatcTCCACTGATACCATCCAGCCCAGAAGTTGGCCTGAGTCCTGAGTTCAGCCCAAAGGACACTCTCAAATGACCTCCCTCCCACCCGTTCTTGTCTCATCCTCCACTGGCTCCTGTCGGTCTGTCAGTCTCCATCAGTGACGTGGCTGGAGTCCCTCGACTCTGCCTCCATTCTCTGAGTCCCAGACTGACGAGACGAGACTCATGgcccatcagtccaccagctctgCATTGGTCTGTTGTCGACCATCCGCTGCCTCAGGACTCCACTTCTCTGGCTACGCTTTGTCCCTCCATCCctggctccacctcagtcctctgttaCTCCAGCTCCCCAGTTCTCTGTCTGTGCCTCgggctcctcctccacctgctccacctcctccacctgctccacctcctccacctgctccacctcctccacctgctccacctcctccacctactccacctcctccacctgctccacctcctccacctgctccacctcctccacctgctccacctcctccacctcctccacctgcttcacctcctccacctgctccacctcctccacctgctccacctcctccacctgctccacctCCTCCATCATGGCCAATGTTTGTGTGGCTACCCTTCTTTTGGAAATGTACCTAATTGTGGATTGTTAAAAGACTTtaattgtttacttttaaagttaaagttttaagttaaagttaaacaattaaactttaatttaatttacttttgtaaaaactaaagtatactACAGTATTTACTACAGTTCATCAGTTCACTGTAGTTAAAACAACAGTGTGCTGTAGCATTCATTAACATACAGTGTTGtaaacatatatacagtataatcaatcaatcgcatttattaaaatagtgcttttaacaatacagattgtattgAAGCTCTGAACAATATCTGAACAATATCAGttgggtctaacatacatgctggtttagatgatttaacatgtttatacaattcttcttctcctataatagagtgCACTTCTATAGTCTGATGTGATGCTGTAGCTGATGGCTGGATGGTTACAGTTTTATTTCTGATAGTATCAATGttggaagtaaagtagttcattcttttaatagtttagatggaatagggtatAACACACATGTCAAGTATATACAAGTCTAGTCTGTACAAAGTTTATACAAGCTACAAACACACTGTACTATAGAACACTATGGTATTTACTATACATTACTATAGTATTGTTTCATGTGGGTTGTCAATGAAAGCGATCTGAATCAGATTGtaattttcttttgattatGTTTCTGACGTTGATGATCACTCTCAAGTGTTAGCGCTGCTAAATGAAGAAATCCTGTTGAATGTTCATTGTTTTGTTCAGTGTGTTGATTCAGAACAGCTTCACGGACAAGCAGAGATAATGCATCCATGGTTCGATctaactctgtgtgtgtctcaggcTTCCACCTGATCCCGCGTCTGTCGACTGTGGTCCCAGAGAGCTGTCTTCTGATCGTGGTAGGACTGCTGGTGGGTGGTTTGATCCGAGTGATGGGTAAGAGGCCACCGGTGCTGGACTCTCAGCTCTTCTTCCTGTGTCTGCTGCCACCCATCATCCTGGACGCCGGCTACTTCCTGCCCCTGCGGCCCTTCACAGAGAACGCCGGCTCCATCCTGACCTTCGCTGTGCTGGGGACTCTGTGGAACACCTTCTTCACCGGCGCTCTGCTCTACATCTGCCGCCCGGCCGCTCTCGACCTGCTGCCCTGCCTGCTGTTCGGCTCCATCGTGTCGGCAGTGGACCCGGTGGCCGTTCTGGCCGTCTTCGAGGAGATCCACATTAACGAGCTGCTGCACATCTTGGTGTTCGGAGAGTCCCTTCTTAATGATGCCGTGACTGTGGTGAGATGCTGCTAAACCATTGCAAATACTTAATATATGATACTAAATCAGTCATAATCAGTCAATTTATTTGAGATTTGTGCATCAtattaaataatctttccattcATGTATGGtatgttaggataggacaatatttggctgagatacaactatttgcaaaaaaaagaaatatattgagaaattcacctttaaaattggccaaatgaagttcttagtaatgcatattattaataaaaaaatacgttttttaatTTCATGGTAGGAAATTATCTTTACTTAATTTCCTGatgatttttggcacaaaataaaaaactataattttgacccatacaatgcatCGATGGATATTGCTACACAatttgtactgtgtatgtttacaaTTTAATGTGTATTGTACATATTCATtatgaatacaaaaacattagcgctgtaaaatgactgaaaaactaaatgttttacttaaatatgatcataattcaaataattagcAAATTTAAAAGACatagatgctagaaacatgattttcgaaggaaagattgcggtcaaacagcacacctaggttcctaactgatgatgaagaattaacagagcagccatcaagtgatagactgtgttctagattattatatgtggggtttttaggtccaattattagcacctctgttttttcagaatttaacattaagaagttactcatcatccagctttttatatcgactatgcattctgttagattctcaatttggtgtgtatcaccaggctgcgctgaaatatagagctgagtatcatcagcatagcagtgaaagctaacaccatgactcctgataatatctcccagaggtaacatgtacaggttgaaaagtaacggtcctagcactgagccttgaggaactccatatttcacttttgagtgatatgatacctcctcatttaatgctacaaactgatagcggtcagatagattagattagattagattcaactttattgtcatcacacatgtacaagtacaaggtaacgaaatgcagtttaggtctaaccaggagtgcaataagcagcaagtgcaggatataggtataaatataaattacaagtgCACATACAGGTAATATGTACAGgagataaatatgtataaattaaattacaggtGAATGTGTTAAGAGCATAATATACAGGTTGCTATTGTCTATGAAACGGAAATTTACAGTTAGGCATGTATAAACAGGATATACAGAATATGTATAGACAAATTGACAAGAGTATGTTcaatggatatgtacatacatttacagtagatatatacagtggagtgcaatgaatgttacatttttctttttttagaataatagaattttttttttttaccaaatcaTAAAGCCTTGCTTATTATGCTGGTATGGAAGGTGTAGACTTAGAGCGAGGTGGTTGttgatgtttctgtgtgtttcctTCAGGTCCTGTATCACCTGTTTGAGGAGTTTGCTCACACCGGCGAGGTGACGGCGGGCGACGTGTTTCTGGGCgtggtgtgtttttttgtggtggCTCTGGGTGGAGTTCTGGTGGGTGGTGTGTACGGAGTGCTGGCGGCTTTCACGTCACGCTTTACGGCACACACACGTGTGATCGAGCCCCTGTTCGTCTTCCTCTACAGCTACATGGCTTACCTGTCAGCCGAGGTCTTCCACCTGTCCGGCATCATGGCGTGAGTCCCAGACGCTTATGCTTTTAAACGTGATGCATTATGATATTACAATATTAGATTAAACTTGAATTAACGTTTGAAGGGTCttagagagattttttttatataatactatatcATACGTTTTCCAAATCACCAACACACTTACTGCACTGGTGTTACTTATATGAAAAAGAAGGTcagatattttcttgtaaaattaaaagtaatgtgTTCTAGTTTTCTTGAAAAAGTCCCTGCTTGTGTTTGTTGGCAGGCTCATCGCGTGTGGTGTGGTTATGCGGCCCTATGTGGAGGCCAACATTTCCCACAAATCCTACACCACCATCAAGTACTTCCTGAAGATGTGGAGCAGTGTGAGCGAGACACTGATCTTCATCTTTCTGGGTGTGTCTACAGTGGCCGGGCCACACGCCTGGAACTGGACCTTTGTAACTATCACCATCCTCCTGTGTCTGCTGTCCAGGGTTCTAGGTGAGATGAATAACAGAATAACAGTGAATACTAACACCATGTTTCTTGAAAATCTCTCAAGATATTAATTTGTACAATTAAAATGGACATGTGAAAACATGTAAAAGAGTGAAAAGTAACAgtcctagtactgagccttgaggtattCCAAAGGTACTCCAATGTCTGTCTCCGTGTCTTTTTGTGTCTTtagtaaatcctgacagtaGTTTTTTAATGCCAGCTGAAAGCTTGTCAGTGAATCTGGTCCAGTGTTGAGTTTATGAATCTGTTTGTTATTCATGTTGACTGTGTGTTTATTCGTTCATCCTGCAGGTGTGGTCGGCTTGACATTCATCATTAATAAGTACCGTATGGTAAAGCTGAGCGGTAAGGATCAGTTTATTGTGGCATACGGGGGATTGAGGGGCGCGATCGCCTTCTCATTAGCGTTTCTGCTGTCCAACGATGACTTTCCCATGAAGGACATGTTCCTGACGGCCATCATCACCG from Puntigrus tetrazona isolate hp1 unplaced genomic scaffold, ASM1883169v1 S000000746, whole genome shotgun sequence encodes the following:
- the slc9a1b gene encoding sodium/hydrogen exchanger 1b produces the protein MMKMLLLLLGCCGLVLSDQNQSAPRDQRVFPVLSINYDYVQMPFEVSLWILLASLMKLGFHLIPRLSTVVPESCLLIVVGLLVGGLIRVMGKRPPVLDSQLFFLCLLPPIILDAGYFLPLRPFTENAGSILTFAVLGTLWNTFFTGALLYICRPAALDLLPCLLFGSIVSAVDPVAVLAVFEEIHINELLHILVFGESLLNDAVTVVLYHLFEEFAHTGEVTAGDVFLGVVCFFVVALGGVLVGGVYGVLAAFTSRFTAHTRVIEPLFVFLYSYMAYLSAEVFHLSGIMALIACGVVMRPYVEANISHKSYTTIKYFLKMWSSVSETLIFIFLGVSTVAGPHAWNWTFVTITILLCLLSRVLGVVGLTFIINKYRMVKLSGKDQFIVAYGGLRGAIAFSLAFLLSNDDFPMKDMFLTAIITVIFFTVFVQGMTIRPLVDLLAVKKRKESKCSINEEIHTQFLEHLLAGIEGVCGHYGHHHWRDKLNRFNKRYIKRCLIGGERSQEPQLVSFYNKMELKQAMMLLESNSSSNLSTVTAAAPRQRSRKTLNISKEREEEIRKILRANLQKTRQRLRSYSRHTLMPDAEDDWSETRLKKQREEMERRMSHFLTVPAPPVRKLESGERLRSGSFFFSERVSAGDESIRRKPSVVKFSLEEKKPHRGPEHLLEEDEELIHHRP